Proteins found in one Pelmatolapia mariae isolate MD_Pm_ZW linkage group LG7, Pm_UMD_F_2, whole genome shotgun sequence genomic segment:
- the LOC134630347 gene encoding homocysteine-responsive endoplasmic reticulum-resident ubiquitin-like domain member 1 protein produces the protein MDAGNSEQKAITLIIKTPNQAQEDRTIEGVSLQWTIKELKAHLSAVYPTKPAVSDQRLIYAGKLLPDNLHINGLFIQTDSIPTLHLVCAVRNPAQGPLGARPKAKEPHSSSPQPTPAQTPSPPELRQRRPASAAPAHTQTPVSPPQTPVWSPAAMTGAPQMTQPTFPTYSLYSPQQLLWLQHVYARQYYMQYHAALAAAGSIPTTAPTIGQYPPVPAHQVPVPAPLADQNPINNLPANQNPVQDGAFINPGEANQNMRMNAQGGAVVEDEEGMERDWLDWLYSAARFGVLMMIVYFNSNLSRFLLVMGTLLLMYLHTVGWFPFRRRVQVPEPNQLQPPENQQNQNRNPNLNPAGEHADRQQDEPAAEGSEGTMTAVLVPPHRVSVMWTAWVFFKTFFSSLVPEAAQAVA, from the exons ATGGATGCAGGAAATTCTGAACAAAAGGCGATCACTCTCATCATAAAGACGCCCAACCAGGCTCAGGAGGACCGGACCATCGAGGGAGTGAGCCTGCAGTGGACCATAAAGGAGCTGAAAGCGCACCTGTCCGCTGTCTACCCGACCAAACCG GCTGTGAGTGACCAGAGGCTGATCTACGCTGGCAAACTGCTGCCTGATAACCTGCACATTAATGGACTCTTCATACAG ACAGACTCAATTCCCACACTGCACCTGGTGTGTGCTGTTAGGAATCCTGCCCAGGGACCTCTGGGAGCCAGACCCAAG GCCAAAGAGCCACATTCCTCCAGTCCACAGCCCACGCCAGCCCAGACTCCCAGCCCACCAGAGCTGCGGCAGAGGAGGCCGGCCTCCGCAGCTCCAGCCCACACACAGACTCCAGTGTCTCCTCCACAGACTCCTGTGTGGTCTCCTGCTGCCAT GACTGGAGCTCCTCAGATGACCCAGCCAACCTTTCCCACCTACTCCCTGTACAGCCCCCAGCAgctgctgtggctccagcaTGTCTACGCTCGACAGTATTATATGCAATA CCATGCAGCTTtagcagcagcaggcagcattCCCACAACAGCTCCAACCATTGGCCAGTACCCTCCTGTTCCCGCCCACCAAGTACCCGTCCCTGCCCCGCTAGCTGATCAGAACCCCATCAACAACCtgccagccaatcagaatcCAGTGCAGGATGGTGCTTTCATCAACCCAGGGGAGGCCAACCAGAACATGCGGATGAACGCGCAGGGCGGAGCCGTTGTGGAGGACGAGGAGGGCATGGAGCGCGATTGGCTGGACTGGTTGTACTCTGCTGCAAGATTCGGGGTCCTGATGATGATCGTGTACTTCAACTCCAACCTGAGCCGCTTCCTGCTGGTGATGGGCACCCTGCTCCTCATGTACCT ACACACCGTTGGCTGGTTTCCCTTCAGAAGGAGAGTGCAGGTCCCAGAACCCAACCAGCTGCAGCCCCCCgagaaccagcagaaccagaacAGGAACCCAAACCTGAATCCA GCAGGTGAGCACGCCGACAGACAGCAGGACGAACCAGCAGCTGAAGGATCAGAGGGAACGATGACAGCGGTGTTAGTGCCTCCTCACCGAGTGTCCGTCATGTGGACAGCCTGGGTTTTCTTCAAAACCTTCTTCTCCTCCCTCGTACCCGAGGCCGCTCAGGCTGTGGCCTAA
- the slc12a3 gene encoding solute carrier family 12 member 3, translating to MELQGANDGIRLAAYRANLPAPVANGKATSGGFESDYYTCDGDGSSVASRVSVDLTGYETLDAPPRYDFYANTEVWGRRRQFRPSLFQLHAGPEDDSRPPMYEETTAGQAAAGGQDSSEEDEDEQKEPPSEPTRFGWVQGVMIRCMLNIWGVILYLRLPWITAQAGIGMTWVIILLSSTITGITGLSTSAIATNGKVKGGGTYFLISRSLGPELGGSIGLIFAFANAVAVAMHTVGFAETVTDLMRENGAVMVDRTNDIRIIGIITVTCLLGISMAGMAWESKAQVLFFIVIMVSFASYIVGTIIPASPEKQSKGFFSYKANIFAANFVPDWRGPGGSFFGMFSIFFPSATGILAGANISGDLKNPAVAIPRGTLLAIFWTTVSYLIISATIGSCVVRDASGGLNDTLSPSSTVEDCVGTACQYGWDFTECINNKTCVYGISNYYQSMSLVSAFAPLITAGIFGATLSSALACLVSAPKVFQCLCKDQLYPLIGFFGKGYGKNNEPIRGYLLTYIIAACFILIAELNTIAPIISNFFLCSYSLINFSCFHASITNSPGWRPSFRFYSKWLSLLGAICSVVIMFLLTWWAALIAFGVVFILLAYTLYKKPDVNWGSSVQASSYNMALSRCAGLNSVEDHVKNYRPQCLVLTGPPSSRPALVDLVSCFTKDLSLMLCGNVLTDGPSPSVLEKAMSDSHLNWLNKRKVGSFYRGVVAADLQSGVNVLLQGAGLGRMKPNVLIMGFKKDWRSDTPQAAHNYIGIMRDAFDLQFGVCVLRMREGLEVSNPSQSHVNPSFDGGPESINSISVPSCVQTSPTSSVSIEPEPQHSTQFQKKQGKKTIDVYWLSDDGGLTLLLPYLLTRRKRWARCKVRVFVGGDAEKKDEQKQEVLELIKKFRLGFHSVEVLPEINQPPQQMNVHQFEKMVSRFRVDTNSKPDSDSGCASQHQEPWMITDQDFEKNKAKSLRQIRLNEVLLDYSREAALIIITMPVGRRGVCPSTLYMAWLDFLSRDLRPPVLLVRGNQENVLTFYCQ from the exons ATGGAGTTACAAGGAGCCAATGATGGCATTCGCCTGGCTGCCTACAGAGCCAATCTCCCTGCGCCAGTGGCTAATGGTAAAGCGACATCAGGAGGCTTTGAGTCCGATTACTACACGTGTGATGGGGATGGCAGCAGTGTCGCATCTCGCGTATCTGTTGATTTAACTGGCTACGAGACTCTGGATGCCCCGCCGCGCTACGACTTCTATGCCAACACGGAGGTGTGGGGCCGACGAAGGCAGTTCAGGCCATCTCTGTTCCAGCTGCACGCCGGCCCTGAG GATGACTCCAGACCTCCCATGTATGAAGAGACAACAGCTGGACAAGCGGCGGCAGGAGGGCAGGACAGCTCtgaggaagatgaggatgagCAAAAGGAGCCGCCATCTGAACCCACGCGCTTCGGATGGGTGCAGGGGGTCATG ATCCGCTGCATGTTGAACATATGGGGGGTGATCTTGTACCTGAGGCTGCCTTGGATCACTGCTCAGGCTGGTATAG GTATGACCTGGGTCATCATCCTGCTGTCCTCGACTATAACTGGGATCACTGGTCTCTCGACCTCAGCCATCGCCACCAATGGCAAAGTCAAAGGAG GCGGGACGTACTTTCTGATCAGTCGCAGCCTCGGTCCAGAGCTCGGTGGGTCAATCGGTCTCATCTTTGCCTTTGCGAATGCTGTAGCTGTGGCGATGCACACCGTGGGCTTTGCTGAGACTGTTACTGACCTCATGCGT GAAAATGGAGCCGTCATGGTGGATCGAACTAACGACATCCGCATCATCGGCATCATCACGGTGACATGTCTGCTGGGCATCTCAATGGCTGGCATGGCCTGGGAGTCAAAG GCACAGGTTCTCTTCTTCATAGTCATCATGGTCTCATTTGCCAGTTACATTGTTGGAACAATCATTCCTGCTTCACCTGAGAAACAATCCAAAGGTTTCTTTAGCTACAAAG CAAATATCTTTGCTGCAAATTTTGTACCTGACTGGCGAGGGCCAGGGGGCAGCTTCTTCGGCATGTTCTCcattttcttcccctctgccaCGGGCATCCTGGCAGGAGCGAACATCTCCGGAGATCTGAAG AATCCAGCAGTGGCCATCCCCCGAGGGACGCTGCTGGCTATTTTCTGGACCACAGTATCCTACCTCATCATCTCTGCTACCATTG GATCTTGTGTGGTGCGGGATGCGTCTGGCGGGTTGAACGACACGCTGTCTCCCTCATCAACAGTCGAGGATTGTGTTGGTACAGCATGCCAGTATGGCTGGGACTTCACAGAGTGCATCAACAATAAGACGTGCGTCTATGGTATCAGCAACTACTATCag TCGATGAGCCTGGTGTCAGCCTTCGCCCCTCTCATCACAGCTGGGATATTTGGAGCCACTCTATCATCAGCTTTGGCCTGCCTGGTGTCTGCTCCCAAAGTCTTCCAG TGTCTGTGTAAGGATCAACTCTACCCTCTCATTGGCTTCTTTGGCAAAGGTTATGGCAAGAACAATGAACCGATCAGAGGATACCTTCTCACATATATCATCGCTGCTTGCTTCATCCTCATCG CTGAGTTGAACACCATCGCGCCCATCATCTCCAACTTCTTCCTCTGCTCCTACTCTTTGATCAACTTCAGCTGCTTCCACGCATCCATCACCAACTCACCAG gttgGCGTCCGTCCTTCAGGTTCTACAGTAAGTGGCTGTCGCTGCTGGGCGCCATATGCTCCGTGGTGATCATGTTCCTGCTGACGTGGTGGGCGGCCCTTATTGCTTTTGGCGTCGTCTTTATTCTGTTGGCATACACACTCTACAAGAAGccag ATGTGAACTGGGGCTCATCAGTGCAGGCGAGCTCCTACAACATGGCTCTGAGCAGGTGTGCAGGCCTCAACAGCGTCGAGGACCACGTCAAGAACTACAG GCCCCAGTGTTTGGTGCTAACGGGCCCTCCCAGCAGTCGTCCCGCCCTGGTGGACCTCGTCAGCTGTTTCACAAAGGATCTCAGTCTTATGTTGTGTGGAAATGTGTTAACT GATGGTCCCTCTCCTTCAGTACTGGAGAAGGCAATGAGCGACAGTCACCTGAACTGGCTCAACAAAAGGAAGGTCGGGTCGTTCTACAGAGGAGTGGTGGCTGCAGATCTGCAATCTGGGGTTAACGTGTTGCTACAG GGGGCAGGTTTGGGCCGTATGAAGCCAAATGTTCTCATCATGGGTTTCAAGAAAGACTGGCGGAGTGACACACCTCAGGCTGCTCACAACTACATAGGAATAATGCG TGATGCGTTCGACCTGCAGTTTGGTGTGTGCGTGCTGAGGATGAGAGAGGGATTAGAGGTCTCCAATCCATCTCAGTCACACG ttaaTCCAAGTTTTGACGGTGGACCAGAGAGCATCAACAGCATCTCTGTTCCTTCCTGCGTTCAGACAAGCCCGACAT CTTCTGTCTCCATCGAGCCCGAGCCTCAGCATAGTACACAGTTTCAGAAAAAACAGGGAAAGAAGACCATCGACGTGTACTGGCTGTCTGATGATGGAG gtCTGACCCTGCTGCTGCCTTACCTGCTGACCCGCAGAAAGCGCTGGGCCAGGTGTAAGGTCCGAGTGTTTGTGGGAGGAGACGCAGAGAAAAAGGACGAGCAGAAGCAGGA GGTGTTGGAGCTCATCAAGAAGTTCCGTCTTGGTTTCCATAGTGTCGAAGTCCTTCCTGAAATCAACCAGCCTCCTCAGCAGATGAA TGTCCATCAGTTTGAGAAGATGGTCAGTCGCTTCAGGGTGGATACAAATTCTAAGCCAGACTCAGATTCTGGATGTGCAAGCCAACATCAGGAGCCCTGGATGATCACGGACCAGGATTTCGAGAAGAACAAGGCCAAG TCTCTTCGCCAGATCCGCCTAAATGAGGTACTGCTGGATTACTCTAGAGAGGCCGCTCTCATTATAAT CACCATGCCAGTGGGGAGGAGAGGAGTGTGTCCCAGCACACTCTACATGGCGTGGCTCGACTTCTTGTCACGTGATCTGAGACCTCCAGTCCTTCTGGTCAGAGGAAACCAGGAAAACGTTCTCACCTTCTACTGCCAGTAA